The Lutra lutra chromosome 10, mLutLut1.2, whole genome shotgun sequence genome contains a region encoding:
- the LOC125078886 gene encoding mitochondrial fission regulator 1-like, whose protein sequence is MTPPSMSDHCPQIPGQARGKQGSQMSVERLASKDGATKWFTVMTSPSPHAECLEPERSPPPPPPPPPPAPTLTQGSRSLWPGTGSPLSGCGNRVHICLHA, encoded by the exons ATGACTCCACCCAGCATG AGCGATCACTGTCCACAGATCCCTGGCCAGGCCCGAGGAAAGCAAGGTTCTCAAATGTCCGTTGAAAGATTGGCATCTAAAGACGGAG CAACAAAATGGTTCACAGTCATGACGTCACCTAGTCCCCACGCAGAG TGCCTGGAACCAGAGagatcaccaccaccaccaccaccaccaccaccaccagcccccaccctgacACAAGGAAGCAGATCACTCTGGCCAGGCACAGGGTCTCCTTTAAGTGGCTGTGGGAATCGTGTGCACATATGTTTGCATGCTTGA